One window of the Pseudomonas sp. S04 genome contains the following:
- a CDS encoding DsbE family thiol:disulfide interchange protein translates to MRRWLMVLPLALFLLVAVFLYRGLYLNPSELPSAMIGKPFPEFSLVNVQGDKTLTRADLLGKPALVNVWGTWCISCRVEHPVLNKLAEQGVVIYGVNYKDVNADALKWLAEFHNPYLLDIRDEEGSLGLNLGVYGAPETFFIDAKGIIRDKYVGVIDEVVWREQLAAKYQALVDEAKP, encoded by the coding sequence ATGAGACGTTGGTTGATGGTGTTGCCACTGGCGCTGTTTCTGCTGGTGGCGGTGTTTCTGTACCGCGGGTTGTACCTCAATCCGTCCGAGTTGCCTTCGGCAATGATCGGCAAGCCGTTCCCGGAGTTCAGCCTGGTCAACGTGCAGGGTGACAAGACCCTGACCCGCGCTGATCTGCTGGGCAAGCCGGCGCTGGTCAACGTCTGGGGCACCTGGTGCATTTCCTGCCGGGTCGAGCACCCGGTGTTGAACAAGCTGGCCGAGCAGGGCGTGGTGATCTACGGGGTGAACTACAAGGACGTGAATGCCGATGCCTTGAAGTGGCTGGCCGAGTTCCACAATCCGTACCTGCTGGACATCCGTGACGAGGAGGGCTCCCTGGGCCTGAACCTGGGCGTCTACGGGGCGCCGGAAACCTTCTTCATCGACGCCAAGGGGATCATCCGCGACAAGTACGTGGGGGTGATCGACGAGGTGGTCTGGCGTGAACAACTGGCGGCCAAGTATCAGGCGCTGGTGGATGAGGCCAAACCATGA
- a CDS encoding cytochrome c-type biogenesis protein, translating into MKRWFAAVVLGLSLAGVAHAAIDTYEFAKDGDRERFRELTKELRCPKCQNQDIADSNAPIAADLRKEIFRMLGEGKDNQQIIDFMVDRYGDFVRYKPALTGKTALLWFGPAGLLLGGVVVIALIVRRRRVERAAGKDTLSAEERERLDQLLDKNTDD; encoded by the coding sequence ATGAAGCGCTGGTTTGCCGCTGTGGTCCTGGGCTTGAGCCTGGCCGGCGTGGCGCATGCCGCCATCGACACCTACGAGTTCGCCAAGGACGGGGATCGCGAGCGTTTTCGCGAACTGACCAAGGAACTGCGTTGCCCCAAGTGCCAGAATCAGGACATTGCCGATTCCAATGCACCGATTGCCGCCGATCTGCGCAAAGAGATTTTCCGCATGCTCGGCGAGGGCAAGGACAACCAGCAGATCATCGACTTCATGGTCGACCGTTATGGCGACTTCGTCCGCTACAAGCCCGCCCTGACCGGCAAGACCGCCCTGTTGTGGTTTGGCCCGGCCGGGCTGTTGCTGGGTGGCGTGGTGGTGATTGCCCTGATCGTCCGTCGTCGGCGCGTTGAACGCGCGGCTGGCAAGGACACGCTTTCTGCCGAGGAGCGCGAGCGCCTCGACCAACTGCTGGACAAAAACACTGATGATTGA
- the ccmI gene encoding c-type cytochrome biogenesis protein CcmI, translating to MIDFWLAAGLLLLVALSFLLIPVLRGRRAQREEDRTALNVALYQERVAELQTQQAEGVLDATQMTAGRDEAARELLADTEGADAGRVSRLGKPLPLLAAILVPVLGLGLYLHFGASDKVELTREFAQAPQSMEEMTLRLERAVAAQPDSAEGLYFLGRTYMAQDRPADAAKIFERTVALAGRQPELLGQWAQAQYFADNKKWSDKVQALTDEALKADPKEVTSLGLLGIAAFESERYQDAIDYWNRLLAQLPAEDASRAALQGGIQRATEKLQESGVTVAKAPAVAAKPVALLKVSVDLSAEVKAKVLPGDSVFIFARAVSGPPAPLAAKRLTVADLPVTVELGDADAMMPQLKLSNFPEVQLVARVSRAGQPTAGEWVGRSQPMASSTTAPQSLTIDSPDQ from the coding sequence ATGATTGATTTCTGGCTTGCCGCAGGTCTGCTGCTCCTGGTTGCCCTGAGTTTTCTGTTGATCCCGGTTCTGCGTGGCCGTCGTGCCCAACGTGAAGAGGATCGTACCGCGCTGAACGTGGCGCTTTATCAAGAGCGCGTGGCCGAGTTGCAGACGCAGCAGGCTGAAGGCGTGCTCGATGCTACACAAATGACCGCAGGGCGCGACGAAGCCGCTCGTGAGCTGCTGGCCGACACCGAAGGCGCCGACGCCGGCCGGGTATCCCGCCTGGGCAAGCCGTTGCCGCTGCTGGCGGCAATCCTGGTGCCGGTGCTGGGCCTGGGCCTGTACCTGCACTTTGGTGCCAGCGACAAGGTTGAGCTGACCCGCGAGTTCGCCCAGGCGCCGCAGTCGATGGAAGAAATGACCTTGCGCCTGGAGCGTGCCGTAGCGGCACAACCGGATTCCGCCGAGGGCCTGTACTTCCTTGGCCGTACCTACATGGCCCAGGACCGTCCAGCCGACGCGGCGAAGATCTTCGAGCGGACCGTGGCCCTGGCGGGTCGCCAGCCCGAACTGCTGGGTCAATGGGCCCAGGCCCAGTACTTTGCCGACAACAAGAAATGGTCGGACAAGGTCCAGGCGCTGACCGACGAAGCACTCAAGGCCGATCCAAAGGAAGTCACCAGCCTGGGCCTGCTGGGTATCGCCGCCTTCGAAAGCGAGCGCTACCAGGACGCTATCGACTACTGGAACCGCCTGTTGGCCCAACTGCCGGCCGAGGACGCTTCCCGTGCCGCGCTGCAAGGCGGCATTCAGCGGGCCACGGAAAAACTCCAGGAAAGCGGCGTGACTGTCGCCAAGGCCCCAGCCGTCGCGGCCAAGCCGGTGGCCTTGCTCAAGGTTTCGGTCGACCTGTCGGCCGAGGTCAAGGCCAAGGTCCTGCCAGGTGACAGCGTGTTCATCTTCGCTCGCGCCGTTTCCGGCCCGCCGGCCCCGCTGGCAGCCAAGCGCTTGACGGTTGCCGACCTGCCGGTGACCGTGGAACTGGGCGACGCGGATGCAATGATGCCGCAGTTGAAACTGTCGAACTTCCCTGAAGTCCAACTGGTTGCACGGGTATCCCGCGCCGGCCAACCGACTGCCGGCGAGTGGGTCGGGCGCAGCCAGCCAATGGCCAGCAGCACCACCGCGCCGCAATCGTTGACCATCGACAGCCCGGACCAATAA
- a CDS encoding RidA family protein: MHKSVLNPSSVFNSLQYGFSQAVEVRGGRRLLLSGQVGVDEHERTVAPGLREQTDKAFDNIEAILREAGGDLSHVVVMRIYIAETARDEQEQITQVLLERFPTNPPASSWVIVSGLSLPQWLIEVEVEAMLP, from the coding sequence ATGCACAAGTCGGTGTTAAATCCCTCCAGTGTTTTCAACTCGCTGCAGTACGGATTCAGCCAGGCGGTTGAGGTTCGTGGCGGGCGTCGGTTGCTGTTGTCCGGCCAGGTCGGTGTCGACGAGCATGAGCGTACGGTAGCGCCTGGCTTGCGCGAGCAGACTGACAAGGCGTTCGATAACATCGAGGCGATATTGCGCGAGGCGGGCGGGGACCTGTCCCATGTGGTGGTGATGCGGATTTACATCGCCGAGACCGCGCGCGATGAACAAGAGCAGATCACCCAGGTGTTGCTGGAGCGCTTCCCAACCAATCCGCCAGCGTCTTCCTGGGTGATTGTCAGTGGGCTTTCGTTGCCGCAGTGGCTGATCGAAGTGGAAGTGGAAGCGATGTTGCCCTAG